The Kitasatospora albolonga nucleotide sequence CTGCATGCTCGGCACGATGTCCGCGGCCCTGCCCGCCCTGTTCCCGACGCACGTCCGCTACGGCTCCCTGTCGGTGGGCTACAACCTCTCCGCGTCGATCTTCGGCGGTACGACCCCGCTGGTGATCACGGCCCTGATCAGCTGGACCGGCTCCAACCTGATGCCCGCGTACTACGCGATGGCGGCGGCCCTGGTGGGCGTGATCGCGGTCGCCTGCATGAAGGAGACCGCCCAACAGCCCCTGATCGGCTCCCCGCCCTCGGTCGAGACGGACGAGGAGGCGGCGGAACTGGTCCAGGCCCAGGCGCCGGAGCCGAAGTTCTGACCTCTACGGCCTGAGCCTCGCCGCCGCCACTCGCCCGGTACGATGACATGCGTCTGGCGGCGGTGGTGCAACTGGCGACACAGCAGACTTAGGATCTGTGGCCCGTGAAACGGCTTGAGGGTTCGAATCCCTTCCGCCGCACGGATGACGGCCTGCGAATCGAAGGAATGATTCGCAGGCCGTTCTCGTCCGGTACGCCCCGTCTACCCCACCAACTCCCGCACCACCGGCACCAGCGCCCGGAATGCCTTCCCCCGGTGGCTGATCGCGTTCTTCTCGGCCGGGGTCAGCTCCGCGCAGGTCCGGGTCTCGCCCTCCGGCTGGAGGATCGGGTCGTAGCCGAAGCCGTTCGTGCCGGACGGGGTGGGGCGCAGGGTGCCCAGGAGGCGGCCCTCGACGACGCGTTCGGTTCCGTCGGGGAGGGCCAGCGCGGCGGCGCAGGCGAAGTGGGCGGCGCGGTGGGGGGCGGCGATGTCGCCGAGCTGGGCCAGGAGCAGGGTGAGGTTGGCCTTGTCGTCGCCGTGGGTGCCGGACCAGCGGGCCGAGAAGATGCCGGGGGCGCCGCCGAGGACGTCCACGCAGAGGCCCGAGTCGTCGGCGATGGCCGGGAGGCCGGTGGCCCGCGCGAGGGCGTGGGCCTTGAGGAGCGCGTTCTCGGCGAAGGTGACGCCGGTCTCCTTGACGTCGGGGATGTCCGGGTACGCGTCCGCGCCGACGAGGTCGTGGTCGAGTCCCGCGTCGGCGAGGATGGCGTGCAGTTCGGTGAGCTTCCCGGCGTTGCGGGTGGCGAGGATCAGGCGCGTCATGCACCGATTATCGCCGTGCCGGGAGGGTGGGCCCTACGGTGTGCAGACCTTGCCGATCTCCGTCGCCGCGTCCGTCACCGGAGTGATGTCGGGGGTGGCGTCGCCCTTCTCGATGGACTCGCGCACGTTGGTGACGCCGTCCTTGAGGTCGTCGACCGCCTTGGAGAGGTCGGCGTCGTCCGTGGTGTCGCCGAGGTTCTTGAGCTCGCGGTCGATCTCGTCCAGGGCTTCGGATGCCTGGGTGATGTCCTCGGAAGCGCTGGAGACGGCCCGCTGGAGGTTGCCGACGCTGGTGGCGATGGCGTCGGCGGTGCGGACGCAGTCGAGCGCCTTGTCGAGTCCGGCGCAGCCCACGGCCGTGGTCAGCGTCAGCAGGGTGGCAGCGGTGGCGAGTGCGAGGCGTTGGTGGCGGCGCGAAGCCATGGTGCGGGTCCCTCCCCGGGGATCGGTACGCGGACGGGCGTACGGTTCGACCCGTACGCCCGTGCTCGTAACGACGCTGTGTCGTGCTTATTTGGTTGCTTCTTTACCCGGGGAAGGCGCGCCGCTACGCGTTCTGCGTGGTTGCGAGTGCGTCACGCTGGAGCGTGGCGAGGTCGACGCAGCCCGCGGTGGCCAGGTCCAGGAGCGAGCCCAGCTCCTTGCGGTCGAACGGGGCGCCCTCGGCGGTGCCCTGGACCTCGACGAAGCGGCCGTCCCCGGTGCAGACGACGTTCATGTCGGTCTCGGCCCGGACGTCCTCCTCGTAGCAGAGGTCGAGCAGCGGGGTGCCGTCGACGATGCCGACGCTGATGGCGGCGACGGTGTCAGTGAGCGGCTTGCGGCCGGCCTTGACGATCTTCTTGCCCTGGGCCCAGGCGACGGCGTCGGCGAGGGCGACGTACGCGCCGGTGATGGCGGCCGTACGGGTGCCTCCGTCGGCCTGGAGGACGTCGCAGTCCAGGACGATGGTGTTCTCGCCGAGGGCCTTGTAGTCGATGACCGCGCGGAGCGAACGGCCGATCAGGCGGCTGATCTCGTGGGTGCGTCCGCCGATCTTGCCGCGTACGGCTTCGCGGTCGCCGCGGGTGTTGGTGGAGCGGGGCAGCATGGAGTACTCGGCGGTGACCCAGCCCTCGCCGCTGCCCTTGCGCCAGCGCGGGACGCCTTCGGTGACGGAGGCGGTGCAGAAGACTCTGGTGTCGCCGAAGGAGATGAGGACTGAGCCCTCGGCGTGCTTGCTCCAGCCGCGTTCGATGGTGACGGGGCGGAGCTGTTCGGGGGTGCGGCCGTCGATGCGAGACATGGGGCCGACTTTATCCGTTGGCGGGGGTGGCTCCGTTCGGGTGTGTACGGGGGTGGCGCGGGAGGCCGTACGGAGCGGTTCGGGTGGCCCTGAAGGCTGTTCGGAGTGGTTCTGAAAGCAGCCCGGTGCGGGGCGGTACGGCGCAGGCCCCGTCACCCGGGGGGTGCGGGGCCTGCGGGGGCGGGCCCCAGGGGGCCTGCGGTGTCCGGCGAGGTGTCAGCCGGTCACATCATGTCTTCGATGTCGGCGGCGATGGGGTCCGCGTCGGTGCCGATGACGACCTGGATCGCGGTGCCCATCTTGACGACGCCGTGGGCGCCGGCGGCCTTCAGGGCGGCCTCGTCGACCTTGCTGGCGTCGTGGACCTCGGTGCGGAGGCGGGTGATGCAGCCTTCGATCTCGTCGATGTTCTCGATGCCGCCGAGCCCGGCGACGATCTTCTCAGCCTTGGTGGCCATGTCCTTCTCCCTGGTGTTCGCGTGCAGACGGGCCGCCCGCTGCGGGTCCGTTTCGTCACGGTAACGCACGGTTGGCCCAACTTCGCGGGCGGGTAACCGGACTATCACCAAAGATAACGATCACCGGTGCCCTGACTTCGGGGCGGGCCCCGGACCGTGACGCAACTGGTCTACACCAGTTTCCAACGACCGCCAAACGAGGCGTGTTCCGGGAAGGATGCCGATGAGTTCGAGCGCCGCTGCGGCACCGCAGCCAAAATGGTGGAACGGACCGGTCCAGGGCCTGCAGAAGGTCGGCCGCAGCCTCCAGCTCCCGGTGGCCGTCCTCCCGGCGGCGGGCCTGCTCGTCAGCCTCGGGAACCTCTTCTCCTCCTATCTGCACGGCGCCTTCTGGGAGAAGACCTCCAGCGTGCTGCTGAACGGCGGCGGGGCGATCCTCGACGGCAAGACGGGGCTGCCGCTGCTGTTCTGCATCGGCGTGGCCATCGGCTTCGCCAAGAAGGCCGACGGCTCCACCGCGCTGGCGGCCGTCGTCGGCTTCCTGGTCTACCGGGGCGTGCTCGGCGCGTTCCCGATGGACGGCACCGTGACGGACGAGCTGCCCCAGGGCGAGCCGCAGAACCCCGGCGTGCTCGGCGGCATCCTGATCGGCCTGCTGACCGCGGTCGTCTGGCAGCGCTACCACCGCACCAAGCTGGTCGACTGGCTCGGCTTCTTCAACGGCCGGCGCCTGGTGCCGATCCTGATGGCGTTCCTCTGCGTGATCCTCGGCGTGCTCTTCGGGCTGCTGTGGCAGCCGGTGGGCGACGGGCTGACCTGGTTCTCCAAGCAGCTGATCGACCTCGGCTCCTGGGGCGCGGCCATCTTCGGCTTCGCGAACCGCCTGCTGATCCCGATCGGCATGCACCAGTTCCTGAACACGTTCTTCTGGTTCCAGGCGGGCGAGTTCACCGGGGCGGACGGCCAGACCGTCCAGGGCGACATCTCCCGGTTC carries:
- a CDS encoding PTS sugar transporter: MRYRDETDPQRAARLHANTREKDMATKAEKIVAGLGGIENIDEIEGCITRLRTEVHDASKVDEAALKAAGAHGVVKMGTAIQVVIGTDADPIAADIEDMM
- a CDS encoding non-canonical purine NTP pyrophosphatase, RdgB/HAM1 family, giving the protein MTRLILATRNAGKLTELHAILADAGLDHDLVGADAYPDIPDVKETGVTFAENALLKAHALARATGLPAIADDSGLCVDVLGGAPGIFSARWSGTHGDDKANLTLLLAQLGDIAAPHRAAHFACAAALALPDGTERVVEGRLLGTLRPTPSGTNGFGYDPILQPEGETRTCAELTPAEKNAISHRGKAFRALVPVVRELVG
- a CDS encoding ribonuclease PH; its protein translation is MSRIDGRTPEQLRPVTIERGWSKHAEGSVLISFGDTRVFCTASVTEGVPRWRKGSGEGWVTAEYSMLPRSTNTRGDREAVRGKIGGRTHEISRLIGRSLRAVIDYKALGENTIVLDCDVLQADGGTRTAAITGAYVALADAVAWAQGKKIVKAGRKPLTDTVAAISVGIVDGTPLLDLCYEEDVRAETDMNVVCTGDGRFVEVQGTAEGAPFDRKELGSLLDLATAGCVDLATLQRDALATTQNA
- a CDS encoding PTS lactose transporter subunit IIC, whose amino-acid sequence is MSSSAAAAPQPKWWNGPVQGLQKVGRSLQLPVAVLPAAGLLVSLGNLFSSYLHGAFWEKTSSVLLNGGGAILDGKTGLPLLFCIGVAIGFAKKADGSTALAAVVGFLVYRGVLGAFPMDGTVTDELPQGEPQNPGVLGGILIGLLTAVVWQRYHRTKLVDWLGFFNGRRLVPILMAFLCVILGVLFGLLWQPVGDGLTWFSKQLIDLGSWGAAIFGFANRLLIPIGMHQFLNTFFWFQAGEFTGADGQTVQGDISRFFAQDPSAGQFTSGFFPIMMFGLPAAALAITHCARPERRKEVGGLMVSVALTSFVTGVTEPIEFSFMFVAPLLYGVHAVLTGASMGITWLLGVHAGFSFSAGLIDYVVNWHLDTKPWLIIPIGACFAVIYYVVFRFAITKFDLKTPGREPEEVEREIEKDLTK